Sequence from the Magallana gigas chromosome 4, xbMagGiga1.1, whole genome shotgun sequence genome:
GTAAAgcaaaggtttttaacacttattgcatcttgcaaaacatgtgatgacccttaatcatctgtcatatatctgatatatatgtacaagatgGGAGAAATGATGATGGAACAAACTGGGaatcgaacctggccctctgaatctctagtcaagtgctctaccaactgagctatatgtatctggcaccggtattcaaaccagtctgaccgtcacattcctccccccttgcaggagttaacctgtcagttcgaggggttggtcacaacaccaatattgtaacaggatcgatgggagaaataatgaaggaccaaaccgggatttgaacctgggccccctgatgcttcagtcaggtgctctaccaactgagctatctggcactggtattcaaaccggtctgaccgtcacatatataaagaattaatttaaacaatgttgttcaataaaaaataacactcgcaaccttcagtttttgtctgtaattaatcaatattggcgtgcgatcagttctcgccgagcaccagtgcattgttatgtcatttatcaacacataaaattatatacgaaaatatgatgtaacaatgcaccagcgagaaatggtccttggcgagaactgctcgcacgccagtactgcaagaagtcagattaaaaaaagagaatataaaaattacatttaaaacattaacaaggaaaatttaagtacacatcgtaactgctaaacaagaaaaattatgtgaactggtagagtggtacgcatagttctaacttgtaacctacatgtacaagtacatgtattgtaccgggtacccgttggtctgctaaacctctctaatgatacaatgatcggcatcataaagatattaaagtcatgttttaactctgaagtctgaagtatacaattgtatttacttgaagttatgtctacagggtattcatgactataCATTTAGAGTCTtccgcacaagaatatatgatatgtttcttaTTAGACCCTGATTTGAATTATGAGTTGAAAATttacaatctgttatttttttaaattgataaattcagTCATCCTTTCCAGTCTCACATGAACCttgagcgagtctaaacatccagtaaacatgtaaaaattacacgttagtaaacaaacactcacaccataacaaaaacatctaactctgtaattcttataaaattcttaacagAATAATACAGGGACAGTCCAAGTCGTTCTTAGGTTACGGGTTTAGTCCGGGAAGGGCAGCTCTACTACGTCTGATCCACGAGACACGCCCTGCACAATCCAGATGGCGACGGCATCTCCCGTGCGTCTGTCACCCTAGTCTGGACACCAGAAGGGAGATACTAGTACTCCAAGTTTGGTGCTGCTCCTAAAGGCTGTCCTCTTCCAACTGACTTCCAACTAGCAAGGGAGTTCCTAGTTGCAGGAACATGGACATCCTCAACCGCTGTCTCAAGACTGCTTACTGGTATTTTCAGCTTGGCTGTACTGGCAGTCCGAGCTGCCATGACAAACAGATCATCCGAGACGCCCACCCTGGGTTGGGGGCCAAGAGTCTCCCACTATGTCATCCTTGACCTTGGCCTCAGGGCACTTGGATTCCGTAGGAACCACCTTGCTGCTCAGCACTTTCAGCCGACAATTACTGACCACTGGAGTAACTTCCTCTTCAGGGACATCAGGATCTGTGGAGAAGGATTTCAGCAACTTGGTCTTCTGTGTCGCATCCTATACGCCTACCACGCTTCCTCCTGCGCCTTATGTTGGGACAAGGAGCGTCTTTGTCCACAACACATAAGTAATCTGCAGGGTGCTTCCTGAAACTGGTCTTCTCATCCTGGGTAAGTAAGCTCACAGTGCGAAGCTGCCCGCTGGGCGCTTGACTGCAAGTCTTGGTCTCTTCATTTGCAACTCCTTGACAGGCACCACGGCTACGCAGGGGTGATCTACAACCTCTCCAGCGCTTACTTCCGTCTTCCGTCTAAGGACAGCAGGACATTCTTTACGGAAATGCCCAGTCTTTCCGCATCTGAAACACTGACCTGTTCTTAGGCCAGGTTGCCATCTAGGGAAAGAAGTCGTCGGGATCCCAAGCCGGACCGAATCGAGAACTTCCTTTAGCGTCTTCTCAAGATGCTGCACTCAGCTTATCAACTCCCGTATCTGACTCTCGGCTTTCCCATCTCTTTTACTCGACTCCTCATCTACAACCAAACGCCTCACTGTATTGTACCTATTGCATGGGGGTCTGCCCCGTCGGGAATGCCGGTAGAACTGCATCCGGTCTACAGCCTCATCAACAGTCATGGGCTAGCCATCCAGGGCATACAGGCCTGCCTCCCGGTCCTCTACCTCGTAACACAGGCGGGGTATAGCCTGAGAGTGAACATCCGGTAGCTGGGGGAAGGCACGAGTAGCCAACGTCAGTACTCGGTCTGACCACTGCCTCAGGGACTCACCGCTGTTTTGGACTGCAGGCTGGAAGTTGAGCTGGTGGGCCAAATCAGGTGCTGCTGAGCCAAAGCGCTTGTCAAACTTCCTCAAGATGTCGGCGAAGCGCAAATCAGGGCTGGTCTCCAGTAACAGAGTGTAGTACTCACTAGCGGTTCCTTCCAAGAAGAAGCAGAACTGGTCGTGTTGCTCAGTCTCTGTCCAGCGCTGGCGTCGTGACAATCTAACAAACTTGTGCAGGAATAGCTTCCAGCTGGATCTCCAATCAAAATGCAGATCCTTATACCTCGGCCTACTCCAGGTTGTCGGATTGTGGTAGCTGGTTGGCGGTGCAACAAACTCTTGGAGGTTGTAGCGCGCTGCAGGGGTCTGCATATCTCCAGGTAAACCATAGGCTGCTGCTGGTCTCCACGAGTATTCCGGGGGATGGATATACGCTGCAGGTATCCGCGCGTAATCTGAGGGACATTGAGACGCTGCGGGAATCCGCGCGTGACTTACATTAAAAGGTCTTTCAGTGGTGGGGGGCTCATATGCACGTGCCATTCTCCCACCTCCTTCACCTCCAAAATGACAAGGTTGGGAGGGGACCTCAAGTACTGATACAGGATAACTACTATAGGCCGATGATCCGAGCATCCGCCCATAACAAACGGGTCTGGTGAATACCGATCATCTCGATGGCCACCACTGAGCTGAGACTGTGCATCTGGGACAGTGGGGTTCTGGGTGGGTGGAATCTGGGGCTTTAAATCAACTGCCTGAACTGGTCTATCATACTGCTGCCCCTGACCTACATCCATAGACTCTGGTGTAACCCCTTGCGAATAGACAGGTTGGCTATCTGAGGACTTGCATCCGGGCCATGCAGGGCCGGTGGGCATTGGATTACTGGGGGATGAATCCTGGGTAGTAAGGGGGTCAAAATCCAACAAATTTGGGGTTTGCCCCTGAGGCTCAGGTGGGCATAAAGTAGTATCCCTGACAGTAGGTGTTTCCTCAGGGTTAAGGGCCACATGGGAACATTGTGACATGGGGACCCCTAAATAGTCACTAGGTGGAACAAAGTCCCTAACACCAACTGGCGAACTTAAACCCTTGGCCGATAAACGAACTGGATCTATAGTTTCACCCCTCCCCCTCTCAAATCTGTCAGGAGACTCAATCCAAACATGAAGAAGACCTATGTAATATCTGTGGGGTGCTCTCTCAACACAGCCTTCTCTAACAATGCCCTGTAGTGTCCAAGTATGTGGGCTGCCTAACAATACTTACGGGATCTGGCCCGTACACACAGCCGAGCCTAATACCCCGTGACAACTCATCCCTACCATGAGCCATAGACATAAATCGGGGCGATCTCTCATCCAACCCCAAAGCAAACAGAGCCTCTTCAAATGACATGATGATAAATCAAAGCAAGTAGCACAAACAAAGCTAAAACTGACTCAATGTTTACAAAAACTAACAGGAAAGCTGACCACGCGAGGGCCCCCAAAAATGGCGGCCTCAACGCGTTTTACGCAAACTCCCTAAACAAAATGATACAGGCTTACTCTACGGGAAAAAAATTCTCGGAATAAATGGCAAGTTCAGGGCCTCGAGTTGGGCGCCAATATAGTATTTCTCAGTCACTATCACTGATGATATCCGTGGGTTGCTGCTGGACTTGCCTGTCGCCGCGTCTAGCACATGTCCTACGTCTTCACTCGCTGGCTGCATGCGGTAGAATCCTCGCTCGTGCAGATTCCCCGCGTGGTGACGTCACGGGCTAATAGATAGCCCGTACGGGTAACGAGTCCACAAACACTacaatatcctccttaaacaaatatgtagtattgttccctgtgcatgttcatatgtttcacagtaaattgaaaatacatgtgtacaccgaaagaatacacaacttctcttttctacaatgccgttcgttacgatttacattcggcgcgcgcgggggttacaaacagggggggggggcgacaaatagttgcacatagaacgtttaaaatAAGTAGTTGTGTGTGttcattaaattcataaatgatatagatgaaaaaaaatgaaatggaatcacaacaatttatctaagacgcaacacaatttaatgcagtaaatgcctgggccttaaaacggcatttgttcgcttgtgtgtctatgtagacatataaACTCGTTcgtgtacgattctcacatatttgttttatgaaatttgaaaaaaaaatatagcacagaacttgtttaatttgataccaaatgacaatatttaatataataaaattaattgaattatttttttttataaaatgaaaacgaTTTTAGCTATCAGAAAAAAAGTGTATGaactgctgacccctaattatagtggccagccctttttcttaattttaaatgaaagctctcgttattctaaacaacttttgttctatatgttttaacaaaatatttttagtttagaggttattatacaaaaagcaacacaATTTCAGACCCCAAAAAACCTTATACTTTACCGGCAAATAGCTCACAAACTAAAAAAGATTTTGCCAAAAtgttcatgccagcaaaactataaaatgttacctaCAATTTtgctaaatttcatgcatctatctTGTGTAGTTCCCGatatcaactctggacaaaagaccccccatttttagctcacctgagctgaaagctcaaatgagctattcagctgatcacattttgtccgtcgaccatttgtccgtccgtctgtctgaccgtctgtaaacttttcacattttgaacttcttctctaaaaccacttaaccaagttcaaccaaatttggctcaaagcattcttatgggaaggcaaatataaattgcaaaaatgaaagacaGATCTTCATTCAAAACAGAGAAAACatcgaaactgtaaaaaaaggggggtgcatttttaaaaattttctcaagACCTACTGAGTTAAATTCAATGTTATTTAGCATAagtaatccttatggaaaggaaaatataaattgcaaaaattatgggccaattctgtttcaaatctgagttattacgaaaataataagaaagaaaaggcgtgtttcaagcaAGTTATAGCATCCATGAGTCTTGGTAATATGGGTAGGCATGACAGGGCCAGGGCTGtcacattaaaattcatcattgtatatatttagtttCGTATTTTAACTTTACCACATATCCCGTGGTGAGCCCCTTAGTGTTTTAGTCATACGTATTTGTAAATACCCATATTGAACCTCAGTTCACCGGGCCTTAAACCCGCCAGTCCGTGCAGTATCAGTTTGGACGCGGCAGTCCAGAGGGAAGGACGTTCTTATACTTCTCTCGTGCATACCATCCAGTCActatgtattttgttaattgaAATAGCTGTGTGCTAACTCTGAAGTGAACCTGGTACTGGCTTTTTCTGAGGTGAGGTTTAttaattgtcaattttatcGTCATTTCGTTCATTACTGTTCTAAAACACCCAGTCATGATATTCCAATCGTTTTATGCTTAtttgttacgtttgaatttaaaTGTCTATGTTTAGATACACATGTTTGAATCTATTATAAGTATGGCGGACTATTATAGTCATATTCCTTTTGTAGTCATGAGTAGTATTATGCAACACTGCATTTAAGTAATGAGTTAGAATTTTGTGAGTGTAAAAGCTAACATGCTTTATAGTAAGTCTTCTGTAAGACTGTATATCAGTATTTTGTGTGTAATAAGCGTCTATGCTAAGAGTGTCATTCGTGACCGTATAGCCTGTAAGTAAAGTATGGTGCGTATTGGTGTAAAAGCCACAGTTGCTTTTGTTATGTACTTAATGTGTTTGTGTACTATGTTGGCGCAGGTTCCTTGTTCCATCTATTGTGTAAACCAATTTCATCGATGGTGGCCGAATATTGGTGACGTCTTGTGTAGACCAAGTGGCCAGTAGAGAACATTGTCCATTGGAGGACCTCACCAGTCCATTCTTGTTAAGACCAAGTGACAATAGACAACAGTGGAGGACCTTACCAGTTCCCATACTAGGACAATTACTTTCTACATGTATTGATTCAAactatattaaatatgtaaaaacaatgtaaaatattGTCTTAGTCTTTGTCTtacagtaaatataaattgtaattaattccGCTCGAAAATCTGTGAcatgggcaaaacaaaagattgacagttattaatctgccaatctcattaaaatttcaagatatttactgaccagtatatttgtattcgctgtaaatattgctgcgaaataatgcgtaattggaattgacgattgccgatctgccccggcttttattttgccccggcccgggtttgcttacccattttaccttgactcgtattccataattctaaaacgaggttctttgtttaaagcagccatgacactatattataaacgggtcgatctgacatgatgaatttgtttgttgtgcaacagttcgtgtacgaagggaatctttgaaacatgcaatatacattggtgccgattttgtgaagtaaattgaggctaaatatttcaatgcgttgacagttttcacatatgacggtggtgttagcatgttgtgattttcgtttcgttttcatttatgctttgcgttaacctgggaactgtcgcttgtatttcctgatttttacgtatcaaatcaaacagagacttcggtaaatcaaacagtttactgtttacctgcgcaaattaagcaacatctgatgtattaagaaagaactaaaatgcaattcaatcaggctatcggtaattcggtatcatcttttgcgtaatggtagaataatgcaatatgatgttttgttgagatgctcggcattttctcgagtttattcatgcagttTAAATAGCGTTTAATATCGccgacggaaatatgtaggtatatatacatgtatatgattcattttgaaaaataaattgtgttccttatttgttatagtgcatgtttcttgtgtttaattgtttacaatttctatttacttaccatatttgagtgttaagcttcgatttataagcaagatacagatttgctcacaattctatatttgtacacagatctgaggccattcattttttcccattttaaatgccgaataggaaataccaagttaaaaatcttaagctgaatgtaataaactcatgtgaacaaaatatgactcaaacgtagcaaaattttgagctcatcttgcttataattctacgattgacgctcttttggttgatcattagaaattctataggagttagagtatgttaaatacttgtacacaaaaaaattaaagaatgatatgctgtatataacttctctctggggccccctctttatacaatgaataatgtggaatcatttaaattcgtgggggccaatttacgtggattgtgaattttttgttcattcaaggggatgtaatttcgtggatgcgtcggttactgtttcagtaacaaagataactctttctaaatttgttttcgttgaggatttaaattcgtgAGAGAGgactacccacgaataccacgaaaattgagccaccacgaatattaatgattccacagtaatgtgaaatgtgagtaaataaaaacgacattgttaaaacagtttccatagttccgacacatttctgttgcggggataaaagaattatcgctattcctaagaaaatatcacagcggaaaattatcctggtttgtagccatttgttatttttgaataaaaatgaaaataatgggtgggccatagtaaattagagtgatgttcctgtcaatacggtaaaattgatttttatggctctttaacatgtcacgtgacaacttttttcattccagtgtattcatcaatcaagtgtgagtaaaattataaaagtcACGAATTTAcgcgaggtaaacaacagtcatttaatcataatggagaagacaaattaaattgttgaatatttttaatttgagaaattgagcgcattgaggtgcaattttcttcttcacatatatacatgtaggattttttgataaaatacaataactattatatttaaaaaaaaaaatacaataactagtaagtagttgaggaagaaaatgtacctatatgctctcatatattttgatcgctttattaagtgaggggggggggggcacaacgaaaatacagggaattagaagttatataacagtgtacccctaccaaatatttagttctatatcTTATATGCTATctattatattttcttattctgtgtaaaaacagtatttcatgaaggaaCAATGTCAAAGATAACGTGTATGCAAagtaagtgtaaaattcgaatactttacaatatttatttttttgttattctaccgatggccatatgacacaatatcttttgaacgcccattgttgctcaggtgagcgatgtggcctcatgggcctcttgttcaattaaagggcaataactcataaccggaagtaaatttttaaaaaatttgaaaaatcagtttttagACCTTAATAttatctacataccctgaattAGTTTCATAAGAATCAGACAAACAATGTTTGAGAAATGGCCGACACAAAATTCgcgggaaaaaaataagaagaagaagaaacagtagaataatagaagggttttccgttgaaaacggaaaccctaataaattaatacaaaaatgaCCAGCCAAGTTTATTGGGGAAAAATTTATTTAACGTTTGATAAAAATCcccgacaaaaaaaaaattactagtaAAGCAcacatcaacatttttatttatgtttgatATATACCATGCCACacttacataaaatataaacattcccTTTTCATTTCGTGAAATATAATATCAACGTAATCAGTAAACAAGCAGACAAAGTGAATGCACCTAAAAACAAAATCGTCAACCAAGTGCTTCTGTAACACTATAactcaaaaaattaaattataaactgTATATCAAAAGGATGTTCAATAGATAACAATAAATTCTTGTGtataaagtatttgaatttatattaaacaagaggccaattggccttaacggtcacctgggtagcatataacccatacacaaacttgtcgaggagactcatatatgcatttaattagttttcattctggagtagaaaatttataaatctgtaatgacgaccacgtccctgcctgaaatctttcaaaaaagaactatgaaacctataattttggtgaaaaccTTAAatatctggtctacaaaatcatgaattcagttttcatttcaggtgtgtgggaataaagaaaataatttttaaatattatatgcatttctcctatacatccattttggccctgccctagagtcaaaacccatactccaggggacatgaaatttaaaattttagtagaggaaTTCCTGGTAAACCTGATTGTGAGAatagaaaagatttttaaacaatatatgcattaacactatattgcccccaCCCcacatgtcctgaacccctgacccaggggccatgactttcacaattttggtagaggagttagtCATTCCTTACATCCTCCTATTTTGCATCCTTCTTCTTCGTTTAAGACTTCTGGATATAAACTCTGCTACTCCAGCGATTATAACGACAATGAGGGCTGTTATAACACCTCCCACAATTCCATACACCAGTGCATCTGAACTCTCTTcgtctgaaaataaaaacatcaacaaATTAATTTGTATCAGCCTGCTCAGTTATTGTACAATTATGATGTGTGCAACACCATTGATTTTTAAGGAAACCAAACTTACATTTGTACACCTTTTCAGCTGTGACACGGAGTTTGAAGTTGGCTTTAAAGcgttcattttcatttaaaaactcAAAGTCAATGTGAAGATATTTATTTTGTCCATTACAAAACTTTGTTACATTATTGTTTAGGCAATCTATagtctgaaaaaagaaaagaaaatatgaatcAAAACATGTTTCACGTGATAAAAAATCCAGGCTAAAAATAAGAAGAGGCCAATGTGCCACATATTTCACCTTAATACTAGTAACAGATTAAAAGTTTATGAATCTCCACTGAAAAGGTTCTTTCATATGAAAGATACTTAACTATTATCATCCAAAGATGATTTCGTTAACTCAGGTAAGCCAATGAGATTCTTCAGATACATCAACCAAATTTATTCAGATACATAAACCAACTAAATCTCTAATTCTTCTGTCATACTATTAGACACTAATCTACATTCACACTGTTGTCAATGTTTACTATCAAATGCAATAAACAGGGTGAGGACAAATGTATTGCATTACGTCATTCAAGGATTGACGGTCgtgtaatgaaaatgaaatgtatatcACTGCCATAAAACATATCCATGaatcaaaaaaatatgtgtgcaAGTAATATAATTTCACACAATACCTGAAAAGTTTTAGCGGACACATTTTCAGTAAAGTTAAGTTGCACAGCACAACCTGGGTCGTTGAAGTATATTGGTGTTACACACACTTTATATTCATCCCTGAGGCTTTCACCCTTCCCAGAACCTTTGAAGCCTATGTTTGCACAGATATATTTGAGAGCCCTTCCTTTATATGTGACATCAAATTGTCGAGTTTCATTGACATCTCCATGATAATGGCGCTCGAATAATCTTGAAGACTTAGTACAGTTCCTCCCAAATTCATCTagtatttatgaaaaaagagagaaatatttatcaatggCTTTGTTAGGATAGTTTAGAAATCAGAGATAAATCATTCAAGAGTTATTTGATATGTATATGGTACTAGATGAAAACAGatatgattttcaattttatcttttatccattataaaactctttattttgttGCAACTATTTTCTAGCTAAAggtattaataataattttcattgttttcttttttatgcattCAATTTcagtaaaagtaaaaaaaaaattattgcgaTAATGTTGTATCGCAATGATTTTTTTCGCAGCAATTCATGGTTCCCAAATTTATCTTggattcattttaaatttaaaaaaaatgtttagttgattcaatatatttaaattgagtGTACATATTAACGTAGAGCAAGTGGTCTTAACTTGGCTACTGTCTGtcaaattattcaatcataattaaatacattttatgacattctcaataatttaaaaatataatgctACAACACAATAATAATAATGCCTATTTATTAATATGATGCAGTTGAAATGTCAtaacatattattttaatatctcAAAAGAACAACACAaagatattcattttatatgccaactttttgtttaatgtCTAAGTGAAAAATCATagatttgttacttttgtaAAGATTCTAAATAAGCTATGAGAGTTGCCGtacattatgaaaataaaatagatgcaacatattttgataatttcagaGTTGAGTTAGTTGTGGGGTTAGGGAAAGACACTTCCGTGTAATGATTAAAGTTTCGTTGGATATTGGGTGATATaagttaatatataaatagtacagctgtattattataaaaatatacggTATATTAAGGCAAAGAAAGATCAAATTAGTttgacaaagaaataaacattatgttcaggtgagcaatgaGGCCCATGGGCCTAGCTCTTATTTTCAACAACTCACAAGACACAGTTTCCACTGCCTCCACTgga
This genomic interval carries:
- the LOC105348885 gene encoding uncharacterized protein, whose protein sequence is MTVGSPKRCAGWVLLSSVICLYMYVHPVEAVETVSYEFGRNCTKSSRLFERHYHGDVNETRQFDVTYKGRALKYICANIGFKGSGKGESLRDEYKVCVTPIYFNDPGCAVQLNFTENVSAKTFQTIDCLNNNVTKFCNGQNKYLHIDFEFLNENERFKANFKLRVTAEKVYKYEESSDALVYGIVGGVITALIVVIIAGVAEFISRSLKRRRRMQNRRM